A section of the Macadamia integrifolia cultivar HAES 741 chromosome 9, SCU_Mint_v3, whole genome shotgun sequence genome encodes:
- the LOC122089040 gene encoding uncharacterized protein LOC122089040 yields the protein MVDKDLKNDVVDVKRGGDMIISLKLVLDTEVVNIINVYAPQAGLDESCKLQFWEHMDELMHSFGPDEKIIIGGDLNGHIDKDRRGYVEVHGGYGVGERNEEGTSVLDFATAYDLSIANTLFTKREEHLIIYKSGQHSSQIDFFLTRRSDRWMCKDFPRSKNLELIMRLTSINSN from the exons ATGGTGGATAAAGATCTTAAGAATGATGTGGTAGATGTTAAACGTGGGGGAGATATGATCATTTCCTTAAAGCTGGTGTTAGATACAGAAGTGGTCAATATTATTAACGTTTATGCCCCCCAAGCAGGGTTGGATGAGAGCTGCAAgctacaattttgggaacacatggatgaaTTAATGCATAGTTTTGGACCAGATGAAAAGATTATTATAGGAGGCGATCTAAACGGTCACATTGATAAAGATAGGAGAGGTTATGTGGAGGTGCACGGAGGGTAtggagttggggagaggaatgaggagggaACCTCAGTTTTGGACTTCGCAACCGCCTACGATCTATCCATTGCGAACACTCTTTTCACGAAAAGGGAAGAACACCTAATTATCTACAAAAGTGGACAACATTCTAGTCAAATAGACTTCTTCCTCACTAGAAGGTCTGACAGATGGATGTGTAAGGACT TTCCAAGGTCTAAGAACTTGGAATTGATCATGAGATTAACCTCCATCAATTCCAATTAG
- the LOC122089392 gene encoding transketolase, chloroplastic-like produces MAASSSFTVSQALAGRTTISQSGSTSNSDRLALSGFKLSTLAGRGIKSQSLTVAGSRRRVYSRSSIRASAVVTTGKTETDLINKSVNTIRFLAIDAVEKANSGHPGLPMGCAPMGHILYDEVMKYNPKNPKWFNRDRFVLSAGHGCMLHYALLHLAGFDSVKEEDLKAFRQWGSKTPGHPENFETPGIEVTTGPLGQGIANAVGLALAEKHLAARYNKPDSEIVDHYTYCILGDGCQMEGISNEACSLAGHWGLGKLIAFYDDNHISIDGNTEIAFTESVDTRFEGLGWHVIWVKNGNTGYDDIRAAIKEAKAVKDKPTLIKVTTTIGYGSPNKANSYSVHGSALGTKEVDATRKNLGWPHEPFHVPEEVKKHWSHHVSEGAAFEAEWNAKFAKYEKKYKEEAAELKSIINGELPSGWEKALPTYTPESPAEATRILSQQCLNALAPALPGLLGGSADLASSNMTLLKMFGNFQKNTPEERNVRFGVREHGMGAICNGIALHSGLVPYCATFFVFTDYMRPAMRIAALSEAGVIYVMTHDSIGLGEDGPTHQPIEHLSSFRAMPNILMLRPADGTETAGAYKVAVSNRKRPSILALSRQKLCQLPGTSIEGVEKGGYTISDNSTGNKPDCILIGTGSELEIAEKAAEDLRKEGKAVRVVSFVSWELFDEQSDEYKESVLPSAVTARVSIEAGSTFGWEKFVGPKGKAIGIDTFGASAPAGKIYKEFGITAEAMVAAAKAMF; encoded by the exons ATGGCGGCTTCATCTTCTTTTACCGTCTCTCAAGCCCTTGCAGGTCGTACTACCATTTCCCAGTCTGGCTCCACCTCTAATTCTGACCGTCTAGCTCTCTCCGGATTTAAGCTCAGCACTCTCGCCGGCCGAGGCATCAAATCTCAGTCACTGACCGTTGCCGGTTCTCGCAGGCGCGTGTACTCTAGATCGTCCATCCGTGCCTCTGCTGTGGTAACCACCGGCAAGACTGAAACGGATTTGATTAATAAATCGGTCAATACGATTAGGTTCCTTGCGATCGATGCCGTCGAGAAGGCTAACTCTGGACACCCTGGTTTGCCAATGGGTTGCGCTCCAATGGGTCACATCTTGTATGATGAGGTGATGAAGTACAACCCTAAGAACCCCAAATGGTTCAACCGTGATCGCTTCGTGCTGTCTGCTGGACATGGATGCATGCTACACTATGCTCTGCTTCATCTTGCTGGATTTGACAGTGTTAAG GAAGAAGACTTGAAGGCTTTCCGCCAGTGGGGAAGCAAAACTCCTGGTCATCCTGAGAACTTTGAGACACCTGGTATCGAAGTCACCACAG GTCCTCTTGGTCAGGGTATAGCCAATGCTGTTGGGTTGGCTTTAGCAGAGAAGCACTTGGCTGCTCGTTACAACAAACCTGACTCTGAGATTGTCGACCATTACAC ATACTGTATATTGGGGGATGGTTGTCAAATGGAGGGAATCTCAAATGAAGCTTGTTCCCTTGCTGGGCACTGGGGACTTGGTAAGTTGATTGCTTTCTATGATGACAACCACATCTCCATTGATGGAAACACAGAAATTGCATTCACTGAGAGCGTGGACACCCGTTTTGAGGGTCTTGGTTGGCATGTGATTTGGGTAAAGAATGGTAACACTGGATATGATGACATTCGTGCGGCCATCAAGGAAGCAAAGGCTGTCAAAGACAAACCCACTTTGATCAag GTCACTACTACTATTGGTTATGGGTCTCCTAACAAGGCGAACTCATACAGTGTACATGGGAGTGCTTTGGGCACTAAGGAAGTGGATGCCACAAGGAAGAACCTTGGATGGCCACATGAGCCTTTCCATGTTCCTGAGGAAGTGAAGAA GCACTGGAGCCACCATGTTTCTGAAGGTGCTGCTTTTGAAGCGGAATGGAATGCCAAGTTTGCAAAGTATGAGAAGAAGTACAAGGAGGAAGCTGCAGAATTGAAATCGATTATAAATGGTGAATTGCCTTCTGGTTGGGAGAAGGCTCTTCCA actTACACTCCAGAGAGCCCTGCTGAAGCCACCAGAATTCTGTCTCAACAGTGCCTCAATGCACTCGCACCAGCTCTCCCTGGTCTACTTGGTGGTAGTGCAGATCTTGCATCCTCCAACATGACCTTGCTGAAGATGTTTGGGAACTTCCAAAAGAACACCCCAGAGGAGAGGAATGTCCGATTTGGTGTTAGGGAGCATGGCATGGGCGCCATCTGCAATGGCATTGCCCTCCACAGCGGCCTTGTCCCCTACTGTGCAACCTTCTTTGTATTCACTGACTACATGAGGCCTGCAATGAGGATTGCAGCCTTGAGTGAGGCTGGAGTCATCTATGTGATGACCCACGATTCCATTGGTCTTGGAGAGGATGGGCCAACCCATCAGCCAATTGAGCATTTATCTAGCTTCAGGGCCATGCCTAACATTCTGATGCTCCGGCCTGCAGATGGAACTGAGACTGCTGGTGCATACAAGGTTGCAGTTTCCAACAGGAAAAGACCCTCAATCCTGGCCCTATCCCGTCAAAAGCTTTGCCAGCTTCCCGGAACATCAATTGAAGGAGTTGAGAAGGGAGGGTACACTATATCAGACAATTCTACAGGAAACAAGCCAGATTGCATCTTGATTGGTACTGGTTCTGAATTGGAGATCGCTGAAAAGGCTGCTGAGGACCTCCGGAAGGAAGGAAAGGCAGTCCGCGTTGTCTCCTTTGTAAGCTGGGAGTTGTTTGATGAGCAGTCAGATGAATACAAGGAGAGTGTCCTCCCATCTGCTGTGACAGCCAGGGTAAGCATTGAGGCAGGATCAACTTTTGGGTGGGAGAAGTTTGTGGGTCCCAAGGGGAAGGCAATCGGAATTGACACGTTTGGGGCAAGTGCACCAGCAGGAAAAATATACAAGGAATTCGGTATTACAGCTGAAGCTATGGTTGCAGCAGCGAAAGCAATGTTCTAG
- the LOC122089350 gene encoding 3-phosphoshikimate 1-carboxyvinyltransferase 2 — MAQVGNISKGIQNAHCVTSLPRPQKRSFSLCSVWVGSNIKAPGGFGAIKYDGPSPNSSFGSVRVPLRVSAAVASPEKPSTVPEIVLQPIKEISGTVRLPGSKSLSNRILLLAALSEGTTVVDNLLSSDDIYYMLGALRTLGLHVEEDSVNRRAIVEGCGGQFPVGKESSEEIELFLGNAGTAMRPLTAAVTAAGGNSSYILDGVPRMRERPIGDLVDGLKQLGADVDCFLGTKCPPVRVKGNGGLPGGKVKLSGSISSQYLTALLMAAPLALGDVEIEIIDKLISIPYVDMTLKLMERFGVTVEHNNAWDRFLIRGGQKYKSPGNAYVEGDASSASYFLAGAAITGGTVTVEGCGTSSLQGDVKFAEVLEKMGAKVTWTENSVTVTGPPRDSSRRKQLHAIDVNMNKMPDVAMTLAVVALFADGPTAIRDVASWRVKETERMIAICTELRKLGATVEEGPDFCVISPPERLNVTAIDTYDDHRMAMAFSLAACADVPVTIKDPSCTKKTFPDYFEVLQRFTKH, encoded by the exons ATGGCGCAGGTTGGCAACATTTCTAAGGGCATCCAAAATGCCCACTGCGTAACTTCTCTTCCCAGACCTCAGAAACGCAGTTTCTCTCTTTGCTCTGTGTGGGTAGGATCGAATATCAAAGCTCCTGGCGGTTTTGGTGCCATCAAGTATGATGGGCCTTCACCCAACTCCTCCTTTGGTTCTGTTAGGGTTCCTCTCAGGGTTTCTGCTGCTGTTGCCAGCCCTGAGAAGCCCTCCACCGTTCCCGAGATCGTTTTGCAGCCCATCAAGGAGATCTCTGGCACTGTCAGGCTTCCCGGTTCCAAGTCCCTCTCCAACCGTATTCTTCTCCTTGCCGCTCTTTCTGAg GGAACTACTGTTGTAGACAACTTGTTGAGCAGTGATGATATCTATTATATGCTTGGTGCTTTGAGAACCCTTGGGCTACATGTGGAAGAAGACAGTGTGAATAGAAGAGCAATTGTGGAAGGTTGTGGTGGGCAGTTCCCTGTTGGGAAGGAATCCAGCGAAGAAATTGAACTTTTCCTTGGAAATGCAGGGACTGCAATGCGTCCATTAACTGCTGCAGTTACTGCTGCGGGTGGAAACTCAAG TTATATACTTGATGGTGTCCCTCGAATGAGAGAGAGGCCAATTGGAGACTTGGTCGATGGTCTGAAGCAGCTTGGTGCTGATGTTGATTGTTTCTTGGGTACTAAATGTCCTCCTGTTCGTGTAAAGGGAAATGGGGGCCTTCCTGGAGGAAAG GTGAAACTCTCTGGTTCTATCAGTAGTCAGTACTTGACTGCACTGCTTATGGCAGCCCCCTTGGCTTTAGGAGATGTGGAGATTGAGATTATTGATAAATTAATTTCAATCCCTTACGTTGATATGACTTTGAAATTGATGGAACGCTTTGGTGTCACTGTGGAGCACAACAATGCCTGGGACAGGTTCTTGATTAGGGGTGGTCAAAAGTACAA GTCTCCTGGAAATGCCTATGTTGAAGGTGATGCTTCAAGTGCTAGTTACTTCCTAGCTGGTGCGGCTATCACCGGTGGTACAGTCACCGTGGAAGGTTGTGGGACTAGCAGTTTACAG GGCGATGTGAAATTTGCTGAGGTTCTTGAAAAGATGGGGGCAAAAGTTACCTGGACAGAGAATAGTGTCACTGTTACAGGCCCACCTCGAGATTCATCCAGAAGAAAACAGTTGCATGCAATTGATGTCAACATGAACAAAATGCCTGATGTTGCCATGACACTTGCTGTTGTTGCACTTTTTGCTGATGGTCCAACTGCCATTAGAGATG TGGCTAGTTGGAGAGTGAAGGAGACTGAAAGGATGATTGCCATTTGCACTGAACTTCGGAAG CTGGGAGCAACAGTAGAAGAAGGGCCTGATTTCTGTGTTATCAGTCCACCGGAGAGATTGAATGTGACAGCAATTGACACATATGATGATCACAGAATGGCCATGGCATTCTCACTTGCTGCCTGTGCAGATGTTCCTGTCACCATCAAGGATCCCAGTTGCACTAAGAAAACCTTCCCTGACTACTTTGAAGTCCTCCAGAGGTTTACAAAGCATTGA